The sequence GTCAGCGTGGCGATCGCCGTCTCGAGCCCGCACCGCGCAGAGGCGTACGAGGCGTCACGGTACGTGATCGAGCAGCTCAAGGAGCGTCTTCCCGTCTGGAAGAAGGAGCACTACATAGACGGGGTCTCCGAGTGGGTCGAAGGCACCGTGCCGCCGGGCACCGCGTCGGGCAGTGAGGCCGCGGCCGTTGGGAAAGGGGGCGACGCGTGATCGATCAATTTGGGCGGAGCCGTGCAGTACCTACGCATTTCAGTCACTGACAAGTGCAATCTGCGGTGCGTGTACTGCATGCCGCTCGAGGGGCTGCCCTGGCTCAAACGCGAGGAGATTCTCTCGTACGAAGAGATCGCGCACGTCGTGCGCACTATGGCGGGAATGGGGCTCGAGCGCGTCCGTATCACCGGAGGCGAGCCGCTAGTCCGCCGTGACCTTCCCGATCTCGTGCGCATGATCGCGGCGGTGCCGGAGATCGAGGATCTCTCCCTGTCCACGAATGCGGTGCTGCTCGCCGAGAACGCCGAAGCGCTCAAGCAGGCCGGAGTACAGCGGCTCAACATCTCCCTGGATTCCCTGCAGGCGGATCGCGTGGACGCGATTTCACGCCGGCCCGGCTCGTACTCCAAGATCATGGAAGGGCTCGATGCCGCCGAGCAGGTCGGTTTCACGCCTCTGAAGATCAACGTCGTGCTCATCCGCGGGCAGAACGACGACGAGATCGAAGACTTCGCGCGCATCACGCGCGAGCGCCCCTGGCACGTGCGTTTCATAGAGCTCATGCCCACCGGGGCCAACCTCGACCTGAGTGCGAACAGCTTCGTGTCATGCGTCGAAGCGCTGCGCCGCGTCCGCGCGATGGAAGAGCTGGAGGCGGTCGACGGTCCGTTCGGGAACGGGCCCGCCACCTACTATCGGTTTCCCGGTGCTCCGGGAACCGTCGGGGTCATCACCCCGATGAGTCACAACTACTGCGACCGGTGCAATCGCATGCGGCTGACGGCTTCCGGGCAACTCCGCCCGTGCCTCTTCGGGGACATCGAAACGAACCTGCGCGACCCGCTCCGCGCAGGCGAGGACTTGCGGCCGCTCATCGAGGAAACGCTCCGCATCAAGCCGGAGCGGCACTACCTCATCCAGGGCAGTGACGTGGGGTCCGGTGGGCTCGTCGCACTGTCTCAAACCGGCGGGTAGACCGCGGCAAGCAGGTCGTTATACTCCACGTGCGACCGAGGATCACGTCGTTCGATCTCTGAAGAGAACCCCCGCGGAGCCATATCGTCCCATGAGCGCGAAGAAGATCACAGTAGTCGGTGCCGGGCACGTCGGCGCCACTTGCTCGCAGCTGCTCGCGCAACAGGAACTCGCCCGCG comes from Gemmatimonadota bacterium and encodes:
- the moaA gene encoding GTP 3',8-cyclase MoaA translates to MNLGGAVQYLRISVTDKCNLRCVYCMPLEGLPWLKREEILSYEEIAHVVRTMAGMGLERVRITGGEPLVRRDLPDLVRMIAAVPEIEDLSLSTNAVLLAENAEALKQAGVQRLNISLDSLQADRVDAISRRPGSYSKIMEGLDAAEQVGFTPLKINVVLIRGQNDDEIEDFARITRERPWHVRFIELMPTGANLDLSANSFVSCVEALRRVRAMEELEAVDGPFGNGPATYYRFPGAPGTVGVITPMSHNYCDRCNRMRLTASGQLRPCLFGDIETNLRDPLRAGEDLRPLIEETLRIKPERHYLIQGSDVGSGGLVALSQTGG